Proteins from a genomic interval of Gemmatimonas sp.:
- a CDS encoding NADH-quinone oxidoreductase subunit I, protein MLKDPVVSPPAAGVTGVAFGDNERLAAQKATRERPSPASPPAVRKAPVRYARKQYWNEPTMTWWEKAYLPEVLRGLAITTGIFLRNMGKWLTGRKGAVTTYYPEEKRVDFAPRNRGKHILTQRPDGSPQCIACNMCATVCPAKVIEIEAGFDPNDPAHPKYPVRFEIDYSRCVFCGMCVEACPEDAIRMQEDVPDLVSDNRYEMWMTMDEMLTWRPQQDVAKPYPPKPVPLTLGESVKRGRGQ, encoded by the coding sequence ATGCTGAAGGACCCTGTGGTGTCACCGCCCGCCGCCGGGGTCACGGGCGTGGCGTTCGGCGACAACGAACGGCTGGCGGCGCAGAAGGCGACGCGAGAGCGGCCGTCGCCGGCGTCCCCGCCGGCGGTACGCAAGGCGCCCGTGCGCTACGCGCGCAAGCAGTACTGGAACGAGCCGACGATGACCTGGTGGGAGAAGGCGTATCTCCCGGAGGTGCTGCGTGGACTGGCCATTACCACCGGAATCTTTCTGCGGAACATGGGAAAGTGGCTGACCGGTCGAAAGGGCGCGGTCACGACCTACTATCCCGAAGAGAAGCGCGTCGATTTCGCGCCGCGGAACCGAGGCAAGCACATTCTCACGCAGCGCCCTGACGGATCGCCGCAGTGCATCGCGTGCAACATGTGCGCCACCGTGTGTCCGGCCAAGGTAATCGAGATCGAGGCCGGTTTCGATCCCAACGATCCCGCGCACCCCAAGTACCCGGTGCGCTTCGAGATCGACTACTCGCGCTGCGTGTTTTGCGGCATGTGCGTGGAGGCGTGCCCGGAGGATGCCATCCGCATGCAGGAGGATGTGCCCGATCTCGTGTCGGACAACCGTTACGAGATGTGGATGACGATGGATGAGATGCTGACCTGGAGGCCGCAGCAGGACGTGGCGAAACCCTATCCGCCCAAGCCCGTGCCGTTGACACTCGGGGAAAGCGTGAAGCGAGGACGCGGACAATAG
- a CDS encoding NADH-quinone oxidoreductase subunit J, whose protein sequence is MALALFGLVSLGAAASMLFLREPMRVALALITSMTALGAVYGLMGVHFIAAFQVLIYVGAVMVFMVYVIMLLEVKEAPGSRRFSSLAVPGAVVGVLLAAALGVVMLRGVSAASPARGGETFNLVQFSSVFLSQYWLVFELTTVFLVGAIVAALAVVNVSRRRQG, encoded by the coding sequence GTGGCCCTTGCCCTGTTCGGGCTCGTCTCGTTGGGGGCGGCGGCGTCGATGTTGTTCCTGCGCGAACCGATGCGCGTGGCGCTCGCCCTCATTACGTCCATGACGGCGCTCGGCGCCGTGTACGGACTCATGGGTGTCCACTTCATCGCGGCCTTCCAGGTGCTCATCTACGTCGGCGCGGTGATGGTGTTCATGGTGTACGTCATCATGCTGCTTGAGGTCAAGGAAGCGCCCGGCAGCAGGCGCTTCTCGTCGCTGGCCGTCCCGGGCGCCGTGGTGGGTGTCCTGCTGGCTGCGGCGCTTGGCGTGGTCATGCTGCGTGGCGTCAGCGCGGCCTCGCCGGCGCGAGGCGGCGAAACGTTCAACCTCGTGCAGTTCTCCTCGGTCTTCTTGTCGCAGTACTGGCTGGTGTTCGAACTCACCACGGTGTTTCTCGTGGGAGCCATCGTGGCCGCCCTCGCGGTGGTGAATGTCAGTCGTCGGCGACAGGGGTGA
- the nuoK gene encoding NADH-quinone oxidoreductase subunit NuoK — translation MDQSSFLLAIAGGLFTIGLLGVVIRRNALVMLMCMELMLNGVNLTLVTFSQQRGDAAGAVMVFLTFVVATAEVALAIPIVLLLVKHARSLDVDRYSELKG, via the coding sequence ATGGACCAGTCGTCGTTTCTCCTCGCCATTGCCGGCGGATTGTTCACGATCGGGCTGCTCGGGGTCGTGATTCGTCGCAATGCGCTGGTGATGCTCATGTGCATGGAACTCATGCTCAACGGCGTCAACCTGACCCTCGTGACCTTCTCGCAGCAGCGCGGCGATGCCGCGGGCGCGGTCATGGTGTTTCTCACTTTCGTGGTCGCCACCGCCGAGGTGGCCCTCGCCATTCCCATCGTGTTGCTGCTGGTGAAACACGCCCGGTCGCTCGACGTGGACCGCTACTCCGAGCTCAAGGGCTAG
- the nuoL gene encoding NADH-quinone oxidoreductase subunit L yields MTNPLALIALLPLLGFLLNGTFATALGGNRFSHKIAAAIGCAMPIAAFALTIQAFLTLQGGGYEPLVAPLYRWALVGDHHFDITFYFDRLSAIMTLVVTGVGSVIHIYSTGYMHDDKSFGRFMAYLNLFLFFMLLLVLGRSLLVLFVGWEGVGLASYLLIGFWFDEAANAAAGRKAFITNRIGDAGFLLGMFLLYRAFGTLDMDTITMALAAGQGAMVPVGLVGLFLFIGATGKSAQIPLYVWLPDAMAGPTPVSALIHAATMVTAGVYLVARMSGLYLMAPDVSQLMAVVGVLTAFFAATIALVQTDIKKVLAYSTVSQLGFMFVALGVGAYGVAIFHVVTHAFFKACLFLGAGSVIHALGGEQDIRKMGGLRTRIPITFWTFLIATAAIAGVPGLAGFFSKDEILWFALASKRGGAPWLWGMGAVTAFLTAFYMTRLLWLTFFGASRMSHEVEHHVHESPLSMTGVLGVLALLSIGGGYIGIPHFLEPIIPLPPVAASLAQYHTPLLYGSAVIAFAGVGLAVWLYGGPASRADRLARSAGPVYRVLEGKYFVDELYAALFVRPLAWVSEHVFLRIGDRMIIDGTLNGLAAFAQRSAGWLGRVQTGSLQLYALLVMLGMVGALLWSWRHV; encoded by the coding sequence ATGACCAACCCGTTGGCGCTCATCGCGCTCCTCCCCCTCCTGGGTTTCCTGCTCAACGGCACCTTCGCCACCGCCCTCGGCGGCAACCGCTTTTCCCACAAGATTGCTGCCGCCATCGGGTGTGCCATGCCGATCGCGGCCTTTGCCCTCACCATCCAGGCCTTCCTCACGCTGCAGGGCGGAGGCTACGAGCCCCTGGTGGCACCGCTCTACCGCTGGGCGCTGGTGGGCGATCACCATTTCGACATCACGTTCTACTTCGATCGTCTGTCGGCGATCATGACGCTCGTCGTCACGGGTGTGGGATCGGTCATCCACATCTATTCCACGGGTTACATGCACGACGACAAGAGCTTCGGGCGCTTCATGGCGTACCTGAATCTCTTCCTGTTCTTCATGCTGCTGCTGGTCCTCGGGCGTTCCCTGCTGGTGCTGTTCGTCGGGTGGGAGGGCGTTGGCCTCGCGTCCTATCTGCTCATCGGGTTCTGGTTCGACGAAGCGGCGAATGCCGCGGCCGGTCGCAAGGCGTTCATCACCAATCGCATCGGCGACGCCGGCTTCCTGCTTGGCATGTTCCTGCTGTATCGCGCCTTCGGCACGCTCGACATGGACACCATCACCATGGCGTTGGCGGCGGGGCAGGGGGCCATGGTGCCGGTGGGGCTCGTGGGGCTCTTTCTGTTCATCGGCGCCACCGGCAAGTCGGCCCAGATTCCACTGTACGTGTGGCTTCCGGACGCCATGGCCGGCCCCACACCCGTCTCGGCGCTCATTCACGCCGCCACGATGGTCACGGCCGGGGTCTACCTCGTGGCCCGCATGTCGGGGCTGTACCTGATGGCCCCCGATGTCTCGCAGCTCATGGCGGTGGTCGGCGTGCTCACGGCGTTCTTTGCCGCCACGATCGCTCTGGTACAGACCGACATCAAGAAGGTGCTCGCCTACTCCACCGTGTCGCAGCTGGGCTTCATGTTCGTGGCCCTCGGGGTCGGGGCATACGGCGTGGCCATCTTCCACGTGGTCACGCACGCCTTCTTCAAGGCCTGCCTCTTTCTCGGGGCCGGTAGCGTCATTCATGCCCTCGGTGGCGAACAGGACATCCGCAAGATGGGCGGTCTGCGCACGCGCATCCCGATCACCTTCTGGACGTTCCTCATCGCTACCGCCGCCATAGCCGGCGTTCCGGGGCTCGCCGGGTTCTTCTCCAAGGATGAAATCCTCTGGTTTGCCCTGGCGAGCAAGCGCGGTGGTGCGCCGTGGCTGTGGGGCATGGGCGCTGTCACAGCGTTTCTTACCGCATTCTACATGACCCGCCTGCTGTGGCTCACCTTCTTCGGCGCGTCACGCATGAGCCATGAGGTGGAGCATCACGTTCATGAATCGCCCCTGTCCATGACGGGCGTGCTGGGCGTGCTCGCGCTGCTGTCGATCGGGGGCGGCTACATCGGCATCCCCCACTTCCTCGAGCCCATCATTCCCCTCCCGCCCGTCGCGGCCTCGCTGGCGCAGTACCACACCCCGCTGCTGTACGGATCCGCCGTGATTGCCTTTGCCGGCGTCGGGCTGGCGGTCTGGCTGTACGGCGGGCCGGCGTCTCGCGCGGACCGGCTGGCCCGCAGCGCCGGGCCCGTGTACCGGGTGCTCGAGGGCAAGTACTTCGTCGATGAACTCTACGCTGCTCTATTCGTGCGACCGCTCGCGTGGGTGTCCGAACATGTCTTCCTGCGGATTGGCGACCGGATGATCATTGACGGCACACTCAATGGGCTCGCCGCGTTCGCCCAGCGATCCGCGGGGTGGTTGGGGCGCGTCCAAACCGGAAGCCTGCAGCTGTACGCGCTGCTGGTGATGCTGGGCATGGTGGGCGCCCTGCTCTGGAGCTGGCGTCATGTCTGA
- a CDS encoding NADH-quinone oxidoreductase subunit M codes for MSDAVLLNLVLVLPVVGAALLTLVRRNAEAVRVTTTAIMTVQFALAAVLYLHFDGTMAGLQAGTSIPWIPQWGVSYAVGLDGVNILLVLLTAFLGPLVVLGAWTAIKKDVALFHVNVLLLQFAMMGAFLAQDLFLFYLFWEAMLIPMFLIIGIWGGARRSYATVKFVLYTAFGSILMLAAVIYLVWSLQQAGAAPSFAFADLVQARLPLEVQTTLLAAFALSFAIKVPMVPLHTWLPDAHVEAPTPGSVILAGVLLKMGTYGFMKLGFPLFPDATRVFTPVLMTLSVVSIVYGACLALVQQDIKKIIAYSSISHLGYVMLGLLSLDLAGIQGAVVQMVSHGLVAAGLFLLVGMIYERGHTRELSAYGGLARQLPVFGVFFIIFTLASVGLPTTSGFTGEFLVLLGAFTAAWPQHLDGNNLPLVLSMTAVTGVVLGALYMLRFALTFVFGPVKAPHGELAALTLREKTVLGILTVAVFALGLFPDGPLRKTELAARTFQQLVSTSRLPADAR; via the coding sequence ATGTCTGATGCCGTGCTGCTCAACCTGGTGCTCGTCCTGCCGGTCGTGGGCGCGGCGCTACTGACGCTGGTGCGCCGCAACGCCGAGGCCGTGCGCGTCACCACCACGGCCATCATGACCGTGCAGTTCGCGCTGGCGGCCGTGCTGTACCTGCATTTCGACGGCACGATGGCCGGCCTTCAGGCCGGGACGAGCATCCCGTGGATTCCGCAGTGGGGGGTCTCGTACGCCGTGGGGCTCGACGGGGTCAACATTCTGCTCGTGCTGCTCACGGCGTTTCTCGGCCCGCTTGTCGTTCTCGGTGCCTGGACCGCCATCAAGAAGGACGTGGCACTGTTCCACGTGAATGTGCTGCTGCTGCAGTTCGCCATGATGGGAGCCTTCCTGGCGCAGGATCTCTTCCTGTTCTATCTGTTCTGGGAAGCGATGCTCATCCCCATGTTCCTCATCATTGGGATCTGGGGTGGTGCCCGGCGCAGTTACGCCACGGTGAAGTTCGTGCTGTACACGGCCTTCGGCTCCATCCTCATGCTGGCGGCGGTGATTTACCTCGTGTGGTCGCTGCAGCAGGCCGGGGCCGCGCCTTCCTTTGCCTTCGCCGATCTGGTGCAGGCGCGTCTGCCGCTCGAGGTGCAGACCACGTTGCTCGCTGCGTTCGCGCTCAGCTTCGCGATCAAGGTGCCCATGGTGCCGCTTCACACCTGGTTGCCAGACGCGCACGTCGAGGCGCCCACGCCCGGCTCGGTGATCCTCGCCGGCGTGCTGCTCAAGATGGGCACGTACGGCTTCATGAAGCTCGGCTTCCCGCTGTTCCCTGACGCCACGCGGGTGTTCACGCCGGTGCTCATGACACTCTCCGTGGTGAGCATCGTGTACGGCGCGTGTCTGGCGCTCGTGCAGCAGGACATCAAGAAGATCATTGCCTACTCGTCCATCAGTCACCTGGGGTATGTGATGCTCGGGCTGCTCAGCCTCGATTTGGCGGGTATTCAAGGCGCGGTGGTGCAGATGGTGAGTCACGGGCTGGTGGCTGCCGGCCTCTTCCTGCTCGTGGGCATGATCTACGAGCGTGGCCACACGCGGGAACTCTCCGCCTACGGTGGTCTGGCGCGACAGCTGCCGGTGTTCGGCGTCTTCTTCATCATCTTCACGCTGGCGTCGGTGGGGCTCCCCACCACCAGCGGGTTTACCGGCGAGTTCCTGGTGCTGCTGGGGGCCTTCACGGCGGCCTGGCCGCAGCATCTCGACGGCAACAACCTGCCGCTCGTGCTGTCCATGACGGCCGTGACCGGCGTCGTGCTTGGTGCGCTCTACATGCTGCGCTTCGCCCTCACCTTCGTCTTCGGTCCGGTGAAGGCACCGCACGGCGAACTCGCCGCGCTCACACTGCGCGAGAAGACCGTCCTCGGCATCCTCACGGTCGCGGTCTTCGCGCTTGGACTCTTCCCCGACGGACCGCTGCGCAAGACTGAGCTGGCCGCGCGGACCTTCCAGCAACTGGTCTCCACCTCCCGCCTGCCCGCCGATGCCCGGTAG
- a CDS encoding NADH-quinone oxidoreductase subunit N, translating into MLPEHLLLGGLVLLIVVSMVRGARTLARPLAIGAVGAAAAAAFWLAASGLTSEPFPGHFLVSPVVLVIKGALLALALPVLLMGRYDFADDNAGAVEFPMLLVASLYGLSLLPSATSFLVLFLGLEMMSIPVYALIVLAFRRPQSAESALKYLVLSGAATATLLMGLSLVYGATGAMSLSAFALAAGQTDLLAKTGVVLVLLALFLKAAVVPFHAWAPDTYEGASVTVTAYMATLSKAAVLLVAVQLFAGVEVGGALVDVLAVLPLLSIVWGNIAAIRQGNLRRMIAYSSIAHAGYLFYAFLGNSEGRLEAVTFYLVVYAAANLLAFAVLPPAADDAARDQMETLDGLFHRNPWAASLMAVAMLSLAGLPPFPGFTAKFLIFKSVVAAGYSTYAVLGLVGSFLGLYFYLRVIQRMFMLPSTAPASPADGAFGPRTAGVLCLAATALFMIAPGWVLDRL; encoded by the coding sequence ATGCTCCCCGAGCACCTGCTGCTCGGCGGGCTTGTTCTGCTCATCGTGGTGTCCATGGTGCGCGGCGCGCGCACCCTTGCGCGGCCATTGGCCATTGGCGCAGTTGGTGCTGCCGCGGCGGCCGCGTTCTGGCTTGCGGCATCGGGGCTCACATCCGAACCCTTCCCCGGGCACTTTCTCGTTTCGCCGGTCGTGCTGGTCATCAAGGGCGCCCTCCTGGCCCTCGCGCTCCCGGTGCTGCTCATGGGGCGGTACGACTTCGCCGATGACAACGCAGGGGCCGTGGAGTTTCCCATGCTCCTGGTGGCCTCGCTGTACGGGCTGAGTCTGCTGCCGTCGGCGACGAGCTTTCTGGTGCTCTTCCTCGGATTGGAGATGATGTCCATTCCGGTGTATGCGCTCATCGTGTTGGCATTCCGCCGCCCGCAGTCGGCCGAATCGGCACTTAAGTATCTGGTGCTCAGTGGTGCGGCCACGGCCACGCTGCTCATGGGGCTGTCGCTGGTCTACGGGGCCACGGGCGCCATGTCGCTGTCGGCGTTTGCGCTGGCGGCCGGCCAGACCGATCTGCTGGCCAAAACTGGCGTCGTGCTCGTGCTGCTGGCCCTGTTCCTCAAGGCCGCCGTCGTCCCGTTTCATGCATGGGCACCGGACACGTACGAAGGCGCGAGCGTGACCGTGACCGCCTACATGGCGACGCTGTCCAAGGCCGCAGTGCTGCTGGTCGCGGTGCAGCTCTTCGCCGGCGTTGAGGTGGGCGGTGCCCTCGTCGACGTGCTGGCCGTACTGCCGCTGCTATCCATCGTGTGGGGCAACATTGCGGCCATTCGGCAAGGCAACCTGCGGCGCATGATTGCCTACTCGTCCATCGCGCACGCGGGATACCTCTTCTATGCGTTCCTGGGCAACAGCGAGGGGCGGCTCGAGGCCGTGACGTTCTATCTGGTCGTGTATGCGGCCGCCAACCTGCTCGCGTTTGCCGTCCTGCCCCCGGCCGCGGACGATGCCGCGCGTGACCAGATGGAAACGCTCGACGGGCTTTTTCATCGCAATCCGTGGGCCGCATCGCTGATGGCCGTGGCCATGCTGTCACTGGCAGGGCTGCCGCCGTTCCCGGGCTTCACGGCCAAGTTCCTCATCTTCAAGTCGGTCGTGGCCGCCGGCTACAGCACGTACGCGGTGCTGGGTCTCGTGGGCAGCTTCCTCGGCCTCTATTTCTACCTGCGCGTCATCCAGCGCATGTTCATGCTGCCCAGCACGGCCCCCGCTTCACCCGCAGACGGTGCGTTCGGCCCGCGAACCGCCGGCGTGCTCTGTCTCGCGGCCACGGCGCTGTTCATGATCGCGCCGGGCTGGGTTCTCGATCGCCTCTGA
- a CDS encoding NAD-dependent malic enzyme translates to MTELPAVKRGAALLNDPELNKGTAFTEAERSALGLRGLLPPRVMTQHEQLERFLPGVRSRPTPLDQYAYLVGLHDRNVTLFYRLVMDHLEEMMPILYTPTVGQACQEFGRIFRRSRGLFVTADDAGRVREVLANWPHDDVRMIVVTDGERILGLGDLGANGMGIPIGKLTLYTACAGVPPKQCLPITIDVGTDNTHLRESASYMGLRQPRLRGAAYDALLDEFVEAVQERFPQVCLQFEDFGNHNAFTLLDKWRDRMCTFNDDIQGTASVTLAGLYSAARITGTPITDMRLLFLGAGEAGIGIGDLVVEAMTEEGISSADAHSRCWFMDSKGLVVKSRTDLAVHKQPYAHDHPPVASFLEAVETIKPHAIIGVSGMPGTFTAPVLAAMARHHARPIVMALSNPTSKAECTAREAYATTDGRAIFASGSPFAPVTHKGRTHVPGQGNNAYIFPGVGLGVIVADSSRVTDEMFAAAARTLASTVTEDDLAMGRIYPSLSRIREVSHAIAVEVARLAYERGLARAPMPENLSEAVSAAMYQPVYPVYAE, encoded by the coding sequence GTGACCGAACTTCCAGCTGTCAAGCGCGGCGCCGCGCTGCTCAACGACCCCGAGCTCAACAAGGGAACGGCCTTTACCGAAGCCGAGCGTTCAGCGCTTGGTCTGCGTGGGTTGCTGCCGCCCCGCGTCATGACGCAGCACGAACAGCTCGAGCGCTTCCTCCCCGGTGTACGCTCGCGCCCCACGCCGCTCGATCAGTACGCGTATCTCGTCGGCCTGCACGATCGCAACGTCACCCTGTTCTACCGCCTCGTGATGGATCATCTCGAGGAGATGATGCCCATCCTGTACACCCCGACCGTGGGGCAGGCCTGTCAGGAGTTCGGCCGCATCTTCCGCAGGAGTCGAGGCCTGTTCGTCACTGCCGACGACGCGGGCCGGGTGCGTGAGGTGCTGGCCAATTGGCCGCACGACGACGTGCGCATGATCGTGGTGACCGATGGCGAACGCATTCTTGGTCTTGGTGATCTCGGTGCCAACGGCATGGGCATTCCCATTGGCAAGCTCACGCTCTACACCGCGTGCGCCGGCGTGCCGCCCAAACAGTGCCTGCCCATCACCATCGACGTGGGCACCGACAACACACACTTGCGCGAGAGCGCGTCGTACATGGGACTCCGCCAGCCGCGGTTGCGCGGCGCCGCGTATGATGCGCTGCTCGACGAGTTCGTGGAGGCGGTGCAGGAGCGGTTTCCACAAGTCTGCCTGCAGTTCGAGGACTTCGGTAACCACAATGCGTTCACGCTGCTCGACAAGTGGCGTGACCGCATGTGCACCTTCAACGACGACATCCAGGGAACGGCCTCGGTCACCCTGGCCGGCCTCTACTCGGCGGCGCGCATTACCGGCACGCCGATCACCGACATGCGTCTCCTCTTTCTCGGCGCGGGCGAGGCGGGCATCGGCATTGGCGACCTCGTGGTCGAAGCCATGACGGAAGAGGGGATCTCGTCGGCCGATGCGCACAGCCGGTGCTGGTTCATGGATTCGAAGGGGCTGGTGGTGAAGTCGCGCACCGATCTTGCCGTGCACAAGCAGCCGTACGCGCACGACCATCCGCCGGTGGCGTCGTTCCTCGAGGCGGTGGAGACGATCAAGCCGCATGCCATCATCGGTGTGTCGGGCATGCCGGGCACCTTCACGGCGCCGGTGCTCGCCGCCATGGCGCGACACCACGCGCGTCCCATCGTGATGGCACTCTCCAACCCCACCTCGAAGGCCGAATGCACCGCCCGTGAGGCCTACGCCACCACGGACGGACGCGCCATCTTTGCCAGTGGCAGCCCGTTCGCTCCGGTGACCCACAAGGGACGCACCCACGTGCCAGGGCAGGGGAACAACGCCTACATCTTCCCGGGCGTGGGCCTTGGCGTCATCGTGGCTGACTCGTCTCGCGTCACCGACGAAATGTTCGCGGCTGCCGCACGCACGCTCGCCTCCACCGTGACCGAGGATGACCTCGCGATGGGGCGCATCTATCCGAGCTTGTCGCGTATTCGTGAGGTGTCACACGCCATTGCCGTGGAAGTGGCGCGTCTGGCGTACGAGCGCGGATTGGCCAGGGCCCCCATGCCGGAGAACCTCAGCGAAGCCGTGTCGGCGGCCATGTATCAGCCGGTCTATCCGGTGTACGCCGAGTAG
- the mobA gene encoding molybdenum cofactor guanylyltransferase MobA, with protein MPIAAGDITGVILCGGSARRMGGLEKPLQLLHGLPLVQHVRDRLAPQVGRVIISANHERDRYAAFGHDVVRDTCEGLGPLGGLGSAAAHVRTPWIFCCPGDAPLLDRTLVRRLAASLRPQHDGAFPHDGAQAQHLFLLVRTSCCTTIHAQLAAGHRSMLAWRTTLRVQELPTPELSASFRNVNTLDELARLHAEGSATRRTPDRPADTWPPTRLR; from the coding sequence ATGCCAATAGCGGCGGGCGACATCACGGGAGTCATCCTCTGCGGCGGGAGTGCCCGGCGCATGGGTGGGCTCGAGAAACCCCTGCAGCTGCTGCACGGCCTGCCGCTCGTTCAGCACGTGCGCGATCGTCTGGCACCACAGGTGGGGCGGGTGATCATCAGCGCCAACCACGAACGCGACCGCTATGCGGCGTTCGGGCACGACGTGGTGCGCGATACCTGCGAGGGGCTGGGGCCGCTGGGGGGACTCGGCAGTGCGGCTGCCCACGTCCGCACGCCGTGGATCTTCTGCTGCCCTGGCGATGCCCCGTTACTCGATCGCACACTCGTGCGCCGTCTTGCCGCCTCCCTGCGCCCGCAGCACGACGGCGCCTTTCCTCACGACGGCGCGCAAGCGCAACATCTCTTTCTGCTCGTACGAACCAGCTGTTGCACGACGATTCACGCGCAACTCGCGGCCGGCCACCGATCGATGCTCGCCTGGCGGACGACGTTGCGGGTTCAGGAGCTCCCGACGCCCGAGCTGTCGGCCAGCTTCCGCAATGTGAACACGCTCGACGAGCTGGCCCGACTCCACGCGGAAGGCAGCGCTACTCGGCGTACACCGGATAGACCGGCTGATACATGGCCGCCGACACGGCTTCGCTGA
- a CDS encoding formate dehydrogenase subunit delta, with translation MSRMQDEEIVRMANQIAQFFAVYPEDDAVEGIREHLVKFWPPSMRKDLLVVVNGLLPSAVPLHPLVIKAAAQLRPTGRDDG, from the coding sequence ATGAGTCGCATGCAGGATGAGGAGATCGTGCGCATGGCCAACCAGATCGCGCAGTTCTTTGCGGTGTACCCCGAGGACGATGCGGTGGAGGGCATACGCGAGCATCTGGTGAAGTTCTGGCCTCCGTCCATGCGGAAGGACCTGCTGGTGGTGGTGAATGGGTTGCTGCCGTCGGCGGTGCCGCTCCATCCACTGGTCATCAAGGCGGCCGCACAGCTCAGGCCCACCGGGCGGGACGACGGCTAG
- a CDS encoding formate dehydrogenase accessory sulfurtransferase FdhD: MTATSTDAHGHTSSAAWMLAVEAPVQIAVNGTPFTITLATPADLDDLARGLLLTEQVIDNAQSIQHVEVRTWLGETLVNVAVTPEALRQERLGARTVLGNSACGVCGMESLAQLQARGAAVARSRRAVDDRAVARALNALPAHQPLNRTTRSVHAAAWCDMAGSITLVREDVGRHNALDKLVGALAACGSLADEGFIVMSSRCSYELVYKSSVTNAQLLATVSAPTTMALHWASALALPLACANWRGDALRVIRLAPASHQEA, from the coding sequence GTGACGGCCACCAGCACCGACGCGCATGGGCACACCTCCTCTGCGGCCTGGATGCTGGCGGTGGAAGCGCCGGTGCAGATTGCGGTGAATGGCACCCCCTTCACGATCACGCTGGCCACGCCGGCCGACCTCGACGATCTGGCGCGCGGGCTGCTGCTCACCGAACAAGTGATCGACAACGCACAGTCCATCCAGCATGTGGAGGTGCGTACCTGGCTGGGCGAGACGCTGGTGAACGTGGCGGTGACACCGGAGGCGCTGCGTCAGGAACGGCTGGGGGCGCGTACGGTCCTCGGCAATAGTGCGTGCGGCGTATGCGGCATGGAGTCCCTGGCGCAGTTGCAGGCGCGCGGCGCGGCCGTCGCGCGCTCGCGGCGCGCCGTCGACGACCGCGCCGTGGCCCGCGCGCTGAACGCGCTGCCTGCGCACCAGCCGCTCAACCGCACCACGCGTAGTGTGCACGCGGCGGCATGGTGCGACATGGCCGGCAGCATCACGCTGGTGCGCGAAGATGTGGGGCGCCACAACGCGCTCGACAAGCTGGTGGGCGCCCTGGCCGCATGTGGCTCGCTTGCCGATGAAGGCTTCATCGTGATGAGCAGTCGATGCAGCTACGAACTGGTGTACAAGAGCAGTGTCACCAATGCGCAGCTGCTCGCGACCGTGAGTGCTCCCACGACCATGGCACTGCACTGGGCGTCGGCGCTGGCCCTCCCGCTGGCGTGCGCCAACTGGCGTGGCGACGCCCTGCGCGTGATCCGTCTGGCGCCCGCGTCCCACCAGGAGGCATGA